A region from the Stygiolobus caldivivus genome encodes:
- a CDS encoding saccharopine dehydrogenase family protein — protein MKVSVLGGSGLIGRVITKELLRKHEVNVVDIIRPPYKEVDYIYGDLNNVDDIANKIKNSDYVINSAQYYFNLNAMKASLKAGVNYIDLGGLYWMTRKQLELNDEFEREGLLALVGMGAEPGVTNVIAKYIYNRFGTPEAINLRDGWINYSEKIDWSIDTQMDEMVMDAPVFENGEYKYYKPLSKSEEVDFTIGRIKVYLTIHSELATFPSSFEGVKYVDWMEGGTGFEQVAFLSRLFGDDAEVMGIKARRYLKELLRSKGLLGYNNEKPNEMEACKVIFKYLNKEVSMEFISGPKGEFDGTQYVTGISPVITVDMKVEGRGVLPPEKVIDSEIFLNRLKEKEVKLIYSEKIML, from the coding sequence TTGAAAGTTTCCGTACTGGGGGGTTCTGGGCTAATAGGTAGGGTTATAACCAAAGAGTTACTGAGAAAACACGAGGTAAATGTTGTAGATATAATAAGGCCACCATATAAGGAAGTGGACTATATTTACGGTGATTTAAATAACGTAGACGATATTGCCAACAAGATAAAAAACAGTGATTATGTAATAAACTCGGCTCAGTATTACTTTAACTTAAATGCTATGAAAGCGTCGTTAAAGGCAGGAGTAAATTATATAGACCTAGGTGGGTTATATTGGATGACTAGGAAACAACTAGAACTAAACGACGAGTTTGAAAGGGAAGGGCTTTTAGCGCTCGTTGGGATGGGTGCAGAACCAGGTGTTACGAATGTGATAGCAAAATACATTTATAACAGGTTTGGGACTCCAGAGGCAATAAATCTTAGGGACGGATGGATAAATTATAGCGAGAAAATAGACTGGAGCATAGATACACAGATGGACGAAATGGTTATGGACGCACCCGTGTTTGAAAACGGTGAATACAAATATTATAAACCGCTTTCAAAAAGCGAAGAGGTTGACTTCACAATAGGTAGGATTAAAGTATACCTAACTATACACAGCGAACTCGCCACTTTTCCTAGTTCCTTTGAAGGAGTGAAATACGTAGATTGGATGGAAGGTGGGACAGGTTTTGAACAAGTGGCGTTTCTATCGAGATTGTTCGGAGATGACGCAGAGGTCATGGGAATAAAAGCAAGGAGGTATCTTAAAGAGCTCCTGAGGAGTAAAGGGCTATTGGGTTATAATAATGAAAAGCCTAATGAGATGGAAGCATGTAAAGTGATTTTTAAGTACTTAAATAAGGAAGTCTCGATGGAATTCATATCTGGTCCTAAAGGTGAGTTCGACGGTACCCAATACGTTACGGGTATATCGCCGGTAATTACTGTTGATATGAAAGTAGAAGGTAGAGGGGTTTTACCACCTGAAAAAGTAATTGACTCTGAAATATTCTTAAATAGGTTAAAAGAGAAAGAGGTAAAGTTAATTTATTCAGAAAAGATTATGTTATAA
- a CDS encoding APC family permease — MESKRVFIRETSGLVREVSPWSSMLATFALVTGGVPILIISWLWLAPGINWTLAFLITLVPTLSMAFLFYLAGVSMPRAGGDYVFNSRATHPSIGFVNYFALFVAFALSLGLYSYLGARWFAYLFSGLGMFLNNNGLMNLGSFFSSTTGSVIVGLLIIAISAILSVSNRTVWKFTLVSGIISIITTIIMFYALYTINPTEFSNSLSAFTGINNAYQEVISYSTSNGLSFVANPVTAAVLGIPVIWYYYTWYNLPASWAGEMKNIRINVLYSIIVAILIIAVYYILFTQLNINAFGERFLTSWGYISCNGLNDTVYNSLSSIGTFTPFFALLVDKSIPLYIIMFIAFWLPNFYSNPPLIVGLTRYLFAWSFDRLMPEWMADVNERFHIPLKSTLLVSIVGLIGVLLYAYVPVISIVDVTVIFEISYAVFAISAALMPYYRKNIYNNAVPIKRKILGIPLVTWIGVPTFAFLIYALYITWGNPILLPINLPTLASLAIIYGLGSALYIYSYYANRSKGLELDLVFKEIPPE, encoded by the coding sequence ATGGAAAGCAAAAGGGTCTTCATAAGAGAAACTTCAGGACTCGTTAGGGAAGTAAGTCCTTGGTCTTCAATGTTAGCTACTTTTGCCCTAGTAACCGGAGGAGTGCCCATATTAATAATATCATGGCTCTGGTTAGCCCCTGGTATAAATTGGACTTTAGCGTTCCTGATAACACTTGTACCTACACTATCTATGGCATTCCTATTTTATCTTGCAGGGGTCTCAATGCCTAGGGCCGGAGGTGACTACGTTTTTAACAGCAGGGCTACACACCCATCAATAGGGTTTGTTAACTACTTTGCACTCTTCGTGGCATTTGCGTTATCATTAGGGTTGTATAGTTATTTAGGTGCAAGGTGGTTTGCGTACCTATTCTCGGGTCTGGGGATGTTTTTGAACAATAATGGTCTTATGAATTTAGGTTCCTTTTTCTCTAGTACTACAGGTAGTGTAATAGTTGGATTGTTAATAATAGCTATATCAGCAATATTATCCGTTTCTAATAGAACAGTTTGGAAATTTACGTTAGTTAGCGGGATAATAAGTATAATTACTACGATAATAATGTTCTACGCCTTATATACTATTAATCCTACAGAGTTCTCTAATTCCCTCTCTGCCTTTACTGGGATAAACAATGCTTACCAAGAGGTAATATCGTACTCCACTTCAAACGGTTTATCGTTCGTGGCAAACCCCGTGACAGCCGCTGTACTCGGGATCCCAGTTATTTGGTATTATTATACTTGGTATAATTTACCAGCTTCTTGGGCAGGTGAAATGAAAAATATAAGGATAAACGTCCTTTATTCTATTATAGTAGCTATATTAATTATAGCAGTTTACTATATCTTATTTACACAGTTAAATATAAACGCATTTGGTGAGAGGTTCTTAACCTCTTGGGGATATATAAGCTGTAACGGGCTAAATGATACTGTTTACAATAGCCTTTCTTCAATTGGTACATTTACACCTTTCTTTGCCCTTCTCGTAGATAAAAGTATTCCGCTGTATATTATTATGTTCATAGCCTTCTGGTTACCTAATTTCTACAGTAACCCACCGTTAATAGTAGGGCTTACAAGATATTTGTTTGCATGGTCTTTCGATAGGTTAATGCCTGAATGGATGGCAGACGTAAACGAGAGATTTCACATACCCTTAAAATCAACTCTATTAGTATCTATAGTAGGGCTTATCGGTGTCTTACTTTACGCCTACGTCCCGGTAATTTCAATAGTTGACGTTACAGTAATATTTGAGATAAGTTATGCAGTATTTGCTATATCAGCAGCGTTAATGCCCTATTACAGGAAAAACATATACAATAACGCAGTACCAATCAAGAGAAAGATCTTAGGTATACCGCTCGTCACTTGGATAGGTGTCCCTACTTTTGCGTTCCTAATTTACGCACTATATATAACATGGGGAAACCCAATACTTTTACCTATAAACCTACCTACATTAGCGTCATTAGCAATAATCTACGGTTTAGGCTCGGCGTTATATATTTACTCCTATTATGCCAATAGGTCTAAAGGGCTAGAACTGGATCTGGTCTTTAAGGAGATACCGCCAGAGTGA
- a CDS encoding aspartate aminotransferase family protein, translating to MLSQYISKTPKSKVLFEENKEFMPYGVSSNYRYFDPYPLYLVRGKGSKVWDIDGNEYTDYNLGFGVLEVGHANERIIEVISDTIKDSSIMGFEYYKTGTLAKIICQRYGIDMVRFSSSGTEATMHSIRLARAFTKRKKIIKFEGHYHGSHDQLLVNVNPLKVGGKVPSSSGIPDEVIQNTIIVDWNDIDSFEKVAKEDIAAVIMEPVAMNMGLIPTDKEFMKSVFELSKDKGFLVIFDETKTGGKFYNGAAGYFGVKPDIIILGKAIAGGLPLSVIGGKREIMELIGPGKVAHGGTFNANTLSVNASIVTLRELLTESAFYQLHRLSDMLEIGYRDIAEDLGVELSVSKWGPSGSIYFSEKVPKNYKEFIRMDFSRWFTYFYVMLSKGVIPMGGFNEQWTVSIKHSEEDILKHIEVAEEAIKKAKDTKTNMSIEESF from the coding sequence ATGTTATCACAGTACATAAGCAAGACTCCTAAATCTAAAGTTCTCTTCGAAGAGAACAAGGAATTTATGCCTTACGGAGTTAGCAGTAACTATAGGTATTTCGATCCGTATCCACTTTATCTTGTTAGAGGTAAAGGCAGTAAAGTATGGGATATTGACGGAAATGAATATACAGATTATAATTTAGGGTTTGGAGTACTAGAAGTAGGTCATGCAAATGAGAGAATAATAGAGGTAATAAGCGATACTATTAAGGACAGTTCAATAATGGGCTTTGAATACTATAAGACCGGTACCCTTGCTAAGATTATATGTCAGAGATATGGAATAGATATGGTGAGATTCTCTTCATCAGGTACTGAAGCTACCATGCACTCAATAAGGTTGGCAAGAGCATTTACAAAGCGAAAGAAAATAATTAAATTCGAGGGACATTATCATGGTAGTCATGACCAATTACTCGTTAATGTAAATCCTTTAAAAGTTGGAGGAAAAGTTCCATCTTCTAGCGGAATTCCGGACGAAGTAATACAGAACACTATTATAGTAGATTGGAATGACATAGATTCATTTGAGAAAGTGGCAAAAGAAGACATTGCTGCAGTTATAATGGAACCAGTTGCGATGAATATGGGTTTAATACCTACCGATAAAGAATTTATGAAATCGGTATTCGAACTATCTAAGGATAAAGGTTTCTTGGTGATCTTCGACGAAACAAAGACCGGCGGAAAGTTTTATAACGGTGCAGCGGGATATTTCGGGGTTAAACCAGATATCATTATCCTAGGTAAAGCGATAGCTGGAGGGCTCCCGCTTTCCGTAATAGGTGGAAAAAGAGAAATAATGGAACTAATAGGGCCCGGGAAAGTAGCACACGGAGGGACTTTTAATGCTAATACTTTATCTGTTAACGCCTCAATAGTGACTTTAAGAGAACTCCTGACCGAGTCAGCATTTTACCAATTGCATAGACTAAGTGATATGTTAGAGATAGGTTACAGAGATATTGCAGAAGATCTAGGAGTAGAGCTGAGTGTAAGTAAATGGGGACCAAGTGGTTCAATATATTTCTCTGAAAAGGTTCCCAAAAACTATAAAGAATTTATAAGGATGGACTTTAGCAGGTGGTTCACGTATTTCTATGTTATGTTGTCAAAAGGAGTAATACCCATGGGAGGATTCAACGAACAATGGACAGTATCAATAAAGCATAGTGAAGAAGACATATTAAAACACATAGAAGTAGCAGAGGAAGCAATAAAGAAAGCAAAAGATACTAAGACTAATATGTCAATAGAGGAATCGTTCTGA
- the speB gene encoding agmatinase — MRQIDALKSPRFTQVSTFGRLPLCQKLNDGEAVFIGIPFNDATSYRPGARFGPAGIRQGSRLLRPYNQFMDVYPFDSLNVCDMGDINIIPGYIEDTMKVIEEELLKIDAIPFIAGGDHSITLPILRAMYKKHGKINLIHLDSHYDFWDSYWGKKYTHGTWLRRALEEGILNEVVQMGIRGSVYSKDDVEDSKKLGVKSFTIRDLKYRLKEVLKELPSGKTYVSVDIDVVDPAFAPGTGTPEVGGLTSFEVIEIIRSFNFNIIGFDVVEISPPYDVSELTSMLGANIIFEGLSVLAKRR, encoded by the coding sequence ATGAGGCAAATAGACGCTTTAAAATCTCCCAGATTCACTCAGGTCTCCACATTCGGAAGGCTCCCACTGTGTCAAAAGTTAAATGACGGAGAAGCGGTGTTCATAGGTATACCATTTAATGATGCAACTAGTTATAGACCGGGCGCTAGATTCGGTCCCGCTGGAATTAGGCAAGGATCAAGACTATTAAGACCCTATAACCAATTCATGGACGTATATCCGTTTGACTCCCTTAATGTATGCGATATGGGAGATATTAACATAATCCCCGGGTATATTGAAGATACGATGAAAGTAATAGAAGAGGAACTACTAAAAATAGATGCAATACCGTTTATAGCAGGGGGAGATCATTCAATAACTCTCCCGATATTAAGAGCGATGTATAAAAAACATGGAAAAATTAACCTTATCCATTTAGATTCACACTACGACTTCTGGGACTCTTACTGGGGTAAAAAATATACGCATGGAACATGGCTAAGAAGGGCGCTAGAAGAAGGGATCCTTAATGAAGTAGTACAAATGGGGATCAGGGGTTCAGTGTATTCTAAAGACGATGTAGAAGATTCCAAAAAACTAGGTGTGAAAAGTTTTACAATAAGGGATCTCAAATATAGATTAAAGGAGGTTCTTAAAGAGTTACCTTCAGGTAAGACTTATGTATCGGTGGACATAGACGTAGTGGATCCCGCTTTCGCTCCGGGAACCGGGACTCCAGAGGTAGGAGGACTTACCAGCTTTGAGGTAATAGAAATCATAAGGAGTTTTAACTTTAATATTATAGGTTTTGATGTTGTTGAAATTTCTCCGCCCTATGATGTGAGCGAATTAACATCAATGTTAGGAGCTAATATAATCTTTGAGGGTCTTAGCGTTTTAGCAAAGAGGAGGTAG
- a CDS encoding IS1 family transposase: MGIHTMNLVTLAQLILLVLRDLNFKPRKHELEDLAYAIAAYLLGVQVTKLVIPPSTLYYYTKKLGVKRRRGERPPCPSCKSNRVVKNGSSRGKTKYKCKACGKTFYQATNHKMGKEQKERVLKEYTNRMSMRGIARVEGKPLTTIYSFIRRKGVEAYAYLLLLQGRLEGFTAKATVLDESWTYVGVRRGRKREDLWVWNALADGVPFFITGDRDYMTFSFLQNSLPESRVYYTDGYSVYQVLDNHVVGKRYTYTVESYHSYCRAHLARLARDTRAVNKDVGIIEYSLALLNVMYPVVYSREKTPLNEAYLEGVQYIRSKLI, from the coding sequence ATGGGGATCCACACGATGAACCTCGTAACCCTTGCACAATTAATACTCTTGGTTTTAAGGGATTTAAATTTTAAGCCGAGAAAACACGAGCTGGAAGACCTCGCATACGCAATAGCAGCATACTTACTAGGAGTACAAGTCACCAAGTTAGTGATACCACCGTCAACACTATACTACTACACTAAAAAACTCGGGGTAAAGAGGAGGAGAGGAGAAAGGCCACCTTGTCCCTCGTGCAAATCAAACAGAGTAGTAAAGAACGGCTCATCTAGAGGAAAAACAAAATACAAGTGTAAGGCTTGTGGGAAGACGTTTTACCAGGCTACTAACCACAAGATGGGTAAAGAACAAAAGGAGAGAGTACTGAAAGAATACACGAATAGGATGAGCATGAGGGGGATAGCGAGGGTCGAAGGGAAACCGTTAACGACAATATACAGCTTTATAAGGAGGAAAGGGGTAGAAGCGTATGCTTACCTACTACTCTTGCAAGGGCGACTGGAGGGTTTCACGGCAAAAGCTACAGTGCTTGACGAGAGTTGGACTTATGTGGGGGTCAGGCGTGGGCGAAAGAGGGAAGACTTGTGGGTATGGAATGCGTTGGCAGATGGTGTGCCCTTCTTTATCACGGGTGATAGGGATTACATGACTTTTAGCTTCCTCCAGAACTCCCTACCCGAGAGTAGGGTATACTACACTGACGGTTACTCGGTTTACCAAGTACTCGACAACCACGTCGTGGGTAAGAGGTACACTTACACTGTGGAGAGTTATCATTCTTACTGTAGGGCCCACCTGGCTAGGTTGGCAAGGGACACGAGGGCCGTTAACAAGGACGTGGGGATAATTGAGTATAGTCTTGCCTTGTTGAATGTCATGTACCCGGTAGTTTACTCGAGGGAGAAAACTCCGTTGAACGAGGCTTACTTGGAGGGCGTACAGTATATTAGGAGTAAACTGATATAA
- a CDS encoding Ldh family oxidoreductase has translation MQLKIEEVIELIYRIFKKITYDQYAVYISEELAESEVDGHPDHGLQLIPYYLELAKGNPVDIGGTKVRPINPKAEVEIKGENLVEVNGNFTFGQVVLRKTVEYLVKKDLEYYVIFGKNVSHIGRLATFTRRLGAKGYISIIMARSPPLMALKGMTRRVVGNNPISIGSPELVIDTALSVTSFGNALHKLIRGEKFDEEVIVDKDGNLSRNPEDLIKGGSLLPIGGYKGFNLALGIDLITSSFAEDTDVNPFFAVAFKNRGDAAKKVIPKLPKGYPLLVKKRKEVIEVEESVWNKLKELA, from the coding sequence ATGCAACTTAAAATTGAAGAAGTAATAGAGCTTATCTATAGAATTTTCAAGAAAATAACTTATGACCAATACGCAGTATATATTTCGGAAGAGCTAGCGGAGTCTGAGGTTGACGGGCACCCGGACCACGGCTTACAACTAATCCCATATTACTTAGAGCTGGCTAAGGGTAATCCCGTAGATATAGGTGGAACAAAGGTCCGCCCTATTAATCCTAAGGCTGAGGTGGAGATCAAGGGAGAAAACTTAGTCGAAGTAAACGGTAACTTTACCTTTGGGCAAGTGGTTTTGAGGAAGACTGTCGAATACTTAGTAAAGAAGGACTTAGAATATTACGTTATCTTTGGGAAAAATGTAAGCCATATAGGTAGGTTAGCGACCTTTACCAGGCGGTTAGGAGCTAAAGGATATATAAGTATCATTATGGCTAGGAGCCCCCCACTGATGGCCCTAAAGGGGATGACAAGAAGGGTCGTAGGTAATAACCCGATAAGTATAGGTTCACCTGAACTGGTAATAGATACAGCACTTAGTGTTACCTCTTTCGGTAATGCTTTACATAAGCTTATAAGAGGGGAAAAATTCGATGAAGAAGTCATCGTGGATAAGGACGGGAACTTGAGCAGGAACCCAGAGGATCTGATAAAGGGTGGTTCTCTATTACCCATAGGTGGATATAAAGGTTTTAACCTAGCTTTAGGGATAGATTTGATAACCTCTAGTTTTGCCGAAGACACAGACGTGAATCCCTTTTTTGCTGTGGCTTTCAAAAATAGAGGTGACGCTGCAAAAAAGGTGATCCCTAAGCTTCCTAAGGGCTACCCCTTATTAGTGAAAAAGAGAAAGGAGGTGATCGAAGTTGAAGAATCCGTCTGGAATAAATTAAAGGAGTTAGCTTAA